The Mus caroli chromosome 1, CAROLI_EIJ_v1.1, whole genome shotgun sequence genome has a window encoding:
- the Ivns1abp gene encoding influenza virus NS1A-binding protein isoform X2 — translation MIPNGYLMFEDENFIESSVAKLNALRKSGQFCDVRLQVCGHEMLAHRAVLACCSPYLFEIFNSDSDPHGVSHVKLDDLNPEAVEVLLNYAYTAQLKADKELVKDVYSAAKKLKMDRVKQVCGDYLLSRMDVTSCISYRNFASCMGDSRLLNKVDAYIQEHLLQISEEEEFLKLPRLKLEVQTLYYSADHKLLDGNPLDGQAEVFGSDDDHIQFVQKKPPRENGHKQISGSSTGCLSSPNASMQSPKHEWKIVASEKTSNNTYLCLAVLDSTFCVIFLHGRNSPQSSPTSTPKLSKSLSFEMQPDELLEKPMSPMQYARSGLGTAEMNGKLIAAGGYNREECLRTVECYDPHTDHWSFLAPMRTPRARFQMAVLMGQLYVVGGSNGHSDDLSCGEMYDPNIDDWTPVPELRTNRCNAGVCALNGKLYIVGGSDPYGQKGLKNCDVFDPVTKSWTSCAPLNIRRHQSAVCELGGYLYIIGGAESWNCLNTVERYNPENNTWTLIAPMNVARRGAGVAVLDGKLFVGGGFDGSHAISCVEMYDPTRNEWKMMGNMTSPRSNAGITTVGNTIYAVGGFDGNEFLNTVEVYNPQSNEWSPYTKIFQF, via the exons ATGATTCCCAATGGATATTTGATGTTTGAAGACGAAAATTTTATTGAATCATCTGTTGCCAAATTAAATGCCTTGAGGAAAAGTGGGCAGTTCTGTGATGTTCGGCTTCag GTCTGTGGCCATGAGATGCTAGCACACAGGGCAGTCCTGGCTTGCTGTAGCCCCTATCTATTTGAAATCTTCAATAGTGACAGTGACCCTCATGGAGTTTCTCATGTGAAGTTGGATGATCTCAATCCAGAAGCTGTTGAAGTCTTGCTGAATTACGCATACACGGCTCA gttgAAAGCTGATAAGGAATTAGTAAAAGATGTTTATTCTGCAGCCAAGAAGCTGAAGATGGACCGAGTCAAGCAG GTCTGCGGAGATTATTTACTCTCTAGAATGGATGTTACTAGCTGCATCTCTTACCGAAATTTTGCAAGTTGTATGGGAGACTCCCGTTTGTTGAATAAAGTTGACGCTTATATTCAGGAGCATTTGTTACAAATTTCAGAAGAGGAGGAGTTTCTTAAGCTTCCGAGACTAAAG TTGGAG GTTCAAACCTTGTACTACTCAGCTGATCACAAGCTGCTTGATGGGAACCCACTAGATGGACAGGCTGAGGTGTTTGGCAGTGATGATGACCACATTCAGTTTGTGCAG AAAAAGCCACCCCGTGAGAATGGCCATAAGCAGATAAGTGGCAGTTCCACTGGATGTCTCTCTTCTCCAAATGCTTCAATGCAAAGCCCTAAGCATGAGTGGAAAATCGTTGCTTCAGAAAAGACTTCAA ATAACACTTACTTGTGCCTGGCTGTGCTGGACAGTACATTCTGTGTCATTTTCCTTCACGGGCGGAACAGTCCACAGAGCTCACCAACAAGTACTCCAAAACTGAGCAAGAGTTTAAGCTTCGAGATGCAACCAGATGAGCTCCTAGAAAAGCCCATGTCTCCCATGCAGTATGCACGGTCTGGACTAGGGACAGCAGAGATGAATGGCAAACTCATAGCTGCAG GTGGTTATAACAGAGAGGAATGTCTTCGAACAGTTGAATGCTATGATCCACATACAGATCACTGGTCCTTCCTTGCTCCCATGAGGACACCAAGAGCCCGTTTTCAAATGGCTGTGCTGATG GGACAGCTCTATGTGGTGGGTGGATCAAATGGACACTCAGATGACCTGAGTTGTGGAGAAATGTATGATCCAAACATTGATGACTGGACCCCTGTTCCAGAGCTGAGAACCAACCGTTGCAATGCAG GAGTGTGTGCTCTGAATGGGAAATTGTACATTGTTGGTGGCTCCGATCCATATGGTCAAAAAGGCCTGAAAAATTGTGATGTATTTGATCCTGTAACGAAGTCGTGGACAAGCTGTGCTCCTCTTAACATTC GTCGACACCAGTCTGCAGTTTGTGAACTTGGTGGTTATTTGTATATAATTGGAGGTGCAGAATCTTGGAATTGTCTGAACACAGTAGAACGATACAATCCTGAAAACAACACCTGGACTTTAATTGCACCCATGAATGTGGCTAGGCGAGGAGCTGGAGTCGCTGTGCTTGATG GAAAACTGTTTGTAGGTGGTGGCTTTGATGGTTCTCATGCCATCAGTTGTGTGGAGATGTATGATCCAACTAGAAATGAATGGAAGATGATGGGAAATATGACTTCACCAAGGAGCAATGCTGGGATCACAACTGTAGGGAATACCATTTATGCAGTGGGAGGATTCGATGGCAATGAGTTTCTGAATACTGTGGAAGTCTACAACCCTCAGTCAAATGAGTGGAGCCCTTACAcaaagattttccagttttaa
- the Ivns1abp gene encoding influenza virus NS1A-binding protein isoform X4, whose amino-acid sequence MQSPKHEWKIVASEKTSNNTYLCLAVLDSTFCVIFLHGRNSPQSSPTSTPKLSKSLSFEMQPDELLEKPMSPMQYARSGLGTAEMNGKLIAAGGYNREECLRTVECYDPHTDHWSFLAPMRTPRARFQMAVLMGQLYVVGGSNGHSDDLSCGEMYDPNIDDWTPVPELRTNRCNAGVCALNGKLYIVGGSDPYGQKGLKNCDVFDPVTKSWTSCAPLNIRRHQSAVCELGGYLYIIGGAESWNCLNTVERYNPENNTWTLIAPMNVARRGAGVAVLDGKLFVGGGFDGSHAISCVEMYDPTRNEWKMMGNMTSPRSNAGITTVGNTIYAVGGFDGNEFLNTVEVYNPQSNEWSPYTKIFQF is encoded by the exons ATGCAAAGCCCTAAGCATGAGTGGAAAATCGTTGCTTCAGAAAAGACTTCAA ATAACACTTACTTGTGCCTGGCTGTGCTGGACAGTACATTCTGTGTCATTTTCCTTCACGGGCGGAACAGTCCACAGAGCTCACCAACAAGTACTCCAAAACTGAGCAAGAGTTTAAGCTTCGAGATGCAACCAGATGAGCTCCTAGAAAAGCCCATGTCTCCCATGCAGTATGCACGGTCTGGACTAGGGACAGCAGAGATGAATGGCAAACTCATAGCTGCAG GTGGTTATAACAGAGAGGAATGTCTTCGAACAGTTGAATGCTATGATCCACATACAGATCACTGGTCCTTCCTTGCTCCCATGAGGACACCAAGAGCCCGTTTTCAAATGGCTGTGCTGATG GGACAGCTCTATGTGGTGGGTGGATCAAATGGACACTCAGATGACCTGAGTTGTGGAGAAATGTATGATCCAAACATTGATGACTGGACCCCTGTTCCAGAGCTGAGAACCAACCGTTGCAATGCAG GAGTGTGTGCTCTGAATGGGAAATTGTACATTGTTGGTGGCTCCGATCCATATGGTCAAAAAGGCCTGAAAAATTGTGATGTATTTGATCCTGTAACGAAGTCGTGGACAAGCTGTGCTCCTCTTAACATTC GTCGACACCAGTCTGCAGTTTGTGAACTTGGTGGTTATTTGTATATAATTGGAGGTGCAGAATCTTGGAATTGTCTGAACACAGTAGAACGATACAATCCTGAAAACAACACCTGGACTTTAATTGCACCCATGAATGTGGCTAGGCGAGGAGCTGGAGTCGCTGTGCTTGATG GAAAACTGTTTGTAGGTGGTGGCTTTGATGGTTCTCATGCCATCAGTTGTGTGGAGATGTATGATCCAACTAGAAATGAATGGAAGATGATGGGAAATATGACTTCACCAAGGAGCAATGCTGGGATCACAACTGTAGGGAATACCATTTATGCAGTGGGAGGATTCGATGGCAATGAGTTTCTGAATACTGTGGAAGTCTACAACCCTCAGTCAAATGAGTGGAGCCCTTACAcaaagattttccagttttaa
- the Ivns1abp gene encoding influenza virus NS1A-binding protein isoform X1 has protein sequence MIPNGYLMFEDENFIESSVAKLNALRKSGQFCDVRLQVCGHEMLAHRAVLACCSPYLFEIFNSDSDPHGVSHVKLDDLNPEAVEVLLNYAYTAQLKADKELVKDVYSAAKKLKMDRVKQVCGDYLLSRMDVTSCISYRNFASCMGDSRLLNKVDAYIQEHLLQISEEEEFLKLPRLKLEVMLEDNVCLPSNGKLYTKVINWVQRSIWENGDSLEELMEEVQTLYYSADHKLLDGNPLDGQAEVFGSDDDHIQFVQKKPPRENGHKQISGSSTGCLSSPNASMQSPKHEWKIVASEKTSNNTYLCLAVLDSTFCVIFLHGRNSPQSSPTSTPKLSKSLSFEMQPDELLEKPMSPMQYARSGLGTAEMNGKLIAAGGYNREECLRTVECYDPHTDHWSFLAPMRTPRARFQMAVLMGQLYVVGGSNGHSDDLSCGEMYDPNIDDWTPVPELRTNRCNAGVCALNGKLYIVGGSDPYGQKGLKNCDVFDPVTKSWTSCAPLNIRRHQSAVCELGGYLYIIGGAESWNCLNTVERYNPENNTWTLIAPMNVARRGAGVAVLDGKLFVGGGFDGSHAISCVEMYDPTRNEWKMMGNMTSPRSNAGITTVGNTIYAVGGFDGNEFLNTVEVYNPQSNEWSPYTKIFQF, from the exons ATGATTCCCAATGGATATTTGATGTTTGAAGACGAAAATTTTATTGAATCATCTGTTGCCAAATTAAATGCCTTGAGGAAAAGTGGGCAGTTCTGTGATGTTCGGCTTCag GTCTGTGGCCATGAGATGCTAGCACACAGGGCAGTCCTGGCTTGCTGTAGCCCCTATCTATTTGAAATCTTCAATAGTGACAGTGACCCTCATGGAGTTTCTCATGTGAAGTTGGATGATCTCAATCCAGAAGCTGTTGAAGTCTTGCTGAATTACGCATACACGGCTCA gttgAAAGCTGATAAGGAATTAGTAAAAGATGTTTATTCTGCAGCCAAGAAGCTGAAGATGGACCGAGTCAAGCAG GTCTGCGGAGATTATTTACTCTCTAGAATGGATGTTACTAGCTGCATCTCTTACCGAAATTTTGCAAGTTGTATGGGAGACTCCCGTTTGTTGAATAAAGTTGACGCTTATATTCAGGAGCATTTGTTACAAATTTCAGAAGAGGAGGAGTTTCTTAAGCTTCCGAGACTAAAG TTGGAGGTAATGCTTGAAGATAATGTGTGCTTGCCCAGCAATGGCAAGTTGTATACAAAGGTAATCAACTGGGTGCAGCGTAGCATCTGGGAGAATGGAGACAGCCTGGAGGAGCTCATGGAAGAG GTTCAAACCTTGTACTACTCAGCTGATCACAAGCTGCTTGATGGGAACCCACTAGATGGACAGGCTGAGGTGTTTGGCAGTGATGATGACCACATTCAGTTTGTGCAG AAAAAGCCACCCCGTGAGAATGGCCATAAGCAGATAAGTGGCAGTTCCACTGGATGTCTCTCTTCTCCAAATGCTTCAATGCAAAGCCCTAAGCATGAGTGGAAAATCGTTGCTTCAGAAAAGACTTCAA ATAACACTTACTTGTGCCTGGCTGTGCTGGACAGTACATTCTGTGTCATTTTCCTTCACGGGCGGAACAGTCCACAGAGCTCACCAACAAGTACTCCAAAACTGAGCAAGAGTTTAAGCTTCGAGATGCAACCAGATGAGCTCCTAGAAAAGCCCATGTCTCCCATGCAGTATGCACGGTCTGGACTAGGGACAGCAGAGATGAATGGCAAACTCATAGCTGCAG GTGGTTATAACAGAGAGGAATGTCTTCGAACAGTTGAATGCTATGATCCACATACAGATCACTGGTCCTTCCTTGCTCCCATGAGGACACCAAGAGCCCGTTTTCAAATGGCTGTGCTGATG GGACAGCTCTATGTGGTGGGTGGATCAAATGGACACTCAGATGACCTGAGTTGTGGAGAAATGTATGATCCAAACATTGATGACTGGACCCCTGTTCCAGAGCTGAGAACCAACCGTTGCAATGCAG GAGTGTGTGCTCTGAATGGGAAATTGTACATTGTTGGTGGCTCCGATCCATATGGTCAAAAAGGCCTGAAAAATTGTGATGTATTTGATCCTGTAACGAAGTCGTGGACAAGCTGTGCTCCTCTTAACATTC GTCGACACCAGTCTGCAGTTTGTGAACTTGGTGGTTATTTGTATATAATTGGAGGTGCAGAATCTTGGAATTGTCTGAACACAGTAGAACGATACAATCCTGAAAACAACACCTGGACTTTAATTGCACCCATGAATGTGGCTAGGCGAGGAGCTGGAGTCGCTGTGCTTGATG GAAAACTGTTTGTAGGTGGTGGCTTTGATGGTTCTCATGCCATCAGTTGTGTGGAGATGTATGATCCAACTAGAAATGAATGGAAGATGATGGGAAATATGACTTCACCAAGGAGCAATGCTGGGATCACAACTGTAGGGAATACCATTTATGCAGTGGGAGGATTCGATGGCAATGAGTTTCTGAATACTGTGGAAGTCTACAACCCTCAGTCAAATGAGTGGAGCCCTTACAcaaagattttccagttttaa
- the LOC110293408 gene encoding wiskott-Aldrich syndrome protein family member 1-like — protein MAKFISRASTGCRRKALEGARGDRAGGCGPRKTSGYSQELARRHDAPSTSERLTDLHARPEHTATAAAAAAAAARARAALPRTSPRALPPTPPGRFRLGRLSESQASSREDPALRLRPRTGPRPPHSSFPQPPPPSFSAQLGTGSLLPLPPALPSPEIRRGD, from the exons ATGGCGAAATTCATCTCCAGAGCTTCGACGGGCTGCAGGCGGAAGGCGCTGGAAGGGGCTCGGGGCGACCGGGCGGGAGGCTGCGGGCCGAGGAAGACCAGTGGGTACTCGCAGGAACTCGCTCGCCGCCACGACGCGCCCAGCACCTCCGAGCGACTGACCGACCTCCACGCGCGTCCCGAACACACTGCCaccgccgctgccgctgccgctgccgccgcgcGCGCTCGCGCCGCACTCCCTCGCACGTCACCACGTGCGCTGCCGCCAACGCCTCCCGGCCGCTTCCGGCTCGGTAGACTGAGCGAATCACAGGCGAGCTCCCGGGAAGATCCCGCTCTAAGGCTCCGCCCACGGACAGGGCCCCGCCCACCTCATAGCTCTTTTCCTCAGCcgccccctccttccttctcggCTCAACTAG GAACTGgttccctcctgcctcttccacctGCCCTACCTTCTCCAGAGATCCGACGTGGCGATTAG
- the Ivns1abp gene encoding influenza virus NS1A-binding protein isoform X5, with amino-acid sequence MIPNGYLMFEDENFIESSVAKLNALRKSGQFCDVRLQVCGHEMLAHRAVLACCSPYLFEIFNSDSDPHGVSHVKLDDLNPEAVEVLLNYAYTAQLKADKELVKDVYSAAKKLKMDRVKQVCGDYLLSRMDVTSCISYRNFASCMGDSRLLNKVDAYIQEHLLQISEEEEFLKLPRLKLEVMLEDNVCLPSNGKLYTKVINWVQRSIWENGDSLEELMEEVY; translated from the exons ATGATTCCCAATGGATATTTGATGTTTGAAGACGAAAATTTTATTGAATCATCTGTTGCCAAATTAAATGCCTTGAGGAAAAGTGGGCAGTTCTGTGATGTTCGGCTTCag GTCTGTGGCCATGAGATGCTAGCACACAGGGCAGTCCTGGCTTGCTGTAGCCCCTATCTATTTGAAATCTTCAATAGTGACAGTGACCCTCATGGAGTTTCTCATGTGAAGTTGGATGATCTCAATCCAGAAGCTGTTGAAGTCTTGCTGAATTACGCATACACGGCTCA gttgAAAGCTGATAAGGAATTAGTAAAAGATGTTTATTCTGCAGCCAAGAAGCTGAAGATGGACCGAGTCAAGCAG GTCTGCGGAGATTATTTACTCTCTAGAATGGATGTTACTAGCTGCATCTCTTACCGAAATTTTGCAAGTTGTATGGGAGACTCCCGTTTGTTGAATAAAGTTGACGCTTATATTCAGGAGCATTTGTTACAAATTTCAGAAGAGGAGGAGTTTCTTAAGCTTCCGAGACTAAAG TTGGAGGTAATGCTTGAAGATAATGTGTGCTTGCCCAGCAATGGCAAGTTGTATACAAAGGTAATCAACTGGGTGCAGCGTAGCATCTGGGAGAATGGAGACAGCCTGGAGGAGCTCATGGAAGAG GTTTATTAA
- the Ivns1abp gene encoding influenza virus NS1A-binding protein isoform X3 — METAWRSSWKRFINKTRIPKTEEPRRHLECIDTHVKKQQSCPSSPKKSPLWAESDDDLMVQTLYYSADHKLLDGNPLDGQAEVFGSDDDHIQFVQKKPPRENGHKQISGSSTGCLSSPNASMQSPKHEWKIVASEKTSNNTYLCLAVLDSTFCVIFLHGRNSPQSSPTSTPKLSKSLSFEMQPDELLEKPMSPMQYARSGLGTAEMNGKLIAAGGYNREECLRTVECYDPHTDHWSFLAPMRTPRARFQMAVLMGQLYVVGGSNGHSDDLSCGEMYDPNIDDWTPVPELRTNRCNAGVCALNGKLYIVGGSDPYGQKGLKNCDVFDPVTKSWTSCAPLNIRRHQSAVCELGGYLYIIGGAESWNCLNTVERYNPENNTWTLIAPMNVARRGAGVAVLDGKLFVGGGFDGSHAISCVEMYDPTRNEWKMMGNMTSPRSNAGITTVGNTIYAVGGFDGNEFLNTVEVYNPQSNEWSPYTKIFQF; from the exons ATGGAGACAGCCTGGAGGAGCTCATGGAAGAG GTTTATTAACAAAACTAGGATCCCCAAGACTGAAGAGCCGAGAAGACACCTCGAGTGTATTGACACACACGTAAAGAAGCAGCAGTCCTGCCCCAGTTCTCCTAAGAAAAGTCCGCTGTGGGCAGAGAGCGATGATGATTTAATG GTTCAAACCTTGTACTACTCAGCTGATCACAAGCTGCTTGATGGGAACCCACTAGATGGACAGGCTGAGGTGTTTGGCAGTGATGATGACCACATTCAGTTTGTGCAG AAAAAGCCACCCCGTGAGAATGGCCATAAGCAGATAAGTGGCAGTTCCACTGGATGTCTCTCTTCTCCAAATGCTTCAATGCAAAGCCCTAAGCATGAGTGGAAAATCGTTGCTTCAGAAAAGACTTCAA ATAACACTTACTTGTGCCTGGCTGTGCTGGACAGTACATTCTGTGTCATTTTCCTTCACGGGCGGAACAGTCCACAGAGCTCACCAACAAGTACTCCAAAACTGAGCAAGAGTTTAAGCTTCGAGATGCAACCAGATGAGCTCCTAGAAAAGCCCATGTCTCCCATGCAGTATGCACGGTCTGGACTAGGGACAGCAGAGATGAATGGCAAACTCATAGCTGCAG GTGGTTATAACAGAGAGGAATGTCTTCGAACAGTTGAATGCTATGATCCACATACAGATCACTGGTCCTTCCTTGCTCCCATGAGGACACCAAGAGCCCGTTTTCAAATGGCTGTGCTGATG GGACAGCTCTATGTGGTGGGTGGATCAAATGGACACTCAGATGACCTGAGTTGTGGAGAAATGTATGATCCAAACATTGATGACTGGACCCCTGTTCCAGAGCTGAGAACCAACCGTTGCAATGCAG GAGTGTGTGCTCTGAATGGGAAATTGTACATTGTTGGTGGCTCCGATCCATATGGTCAAAAAGGCCTGAAAAATTGTGATGTATTTGATCCTGTAACGAAGTCGTGGACAAGCTGTGCTCCTCTTAACATTC GTCGACACCAGTCTGCAGTTTGTGAACTTGGTGGTTATTTGTATATAATTGGAGGTGCAGAATCTTGGAATTGTCTGAACACAGTAGAACGATACAATCCTGAAAACAACACCTGGACTTTAATTGCACCCATGAATGTGGCTAGGCGAGGAGCTGGAGTCGCTGTGCTTGATG GAAAACTGTTTGTAGGTGGTGGCTTTGATGGTTCTCATGCCATCAGTTGTGTGGAGATGTATGATCCAACTAGAAATGAATGGAAGATGATGGGAAATATGACTTCACCAAGGAGCAATGCTGGGATCACAACTGTAGGGAATACCATTTATGCAGTGGGAGGATTCGATGGCAATGAGTTTCTGAATACTGTGGAAGTCTACAACCCTCAGTCAAATGAGTGGAGCCCTTACAcaaagattttccagttttaa